Proteins co-encoded in one Gracilimonas sp. genomic window:
- a CDS encoding four helix bundle protein yields the protein MRNVKYDLQERLINFSVMVLEIVDQLPKTVMGIHFAKQLVKSGTSPAFHHGEAQSAESRKDFIHKLKIGAKELRETQVNISILKKRRILADLILDETLKENNELIAIFVKSIQTATHNFRKET from the coding sequence ATGAGAAATGTGAAATATGATTTACAGGAAAGGCTGATAAATTTTTCAGTTATGGTACTGGAAATTGTTGATCAGCTGCCTAAAACAGTTATGGGAATCCATTTTGCTAAGCAATTAGTAAAAAGTGGAACATCACCGGCATTTCATCATGGTGAAGCTCAAAGTGCGGAATCAAGAAAAGATTTTATTCATAAACTGAAAATTGGCGCCAAAGAACTTAGAGAGACGCAGGTAAATATTTCTATTCTCAAAAAGAGAAGAATACTTGCTGACCTAATCTTGGATGAAACATTGAAAGAAAACAATGAACTCATTGCAATATTTGTGAAGAGCATCCAAACAGCAACGCACAACTTTAGAAAAGAAACTTAA
- a CDS encoding YifB family Mg chelatase-like AAA ATPase — MLSRVYCASTVGVDAKIIDVETHHTNGMVKFFLVGLPDRAVKESRDRVEAAIRNTGSYYPLGRITANLAPADLPKEGNGFDLPLAIGILNMSGQIHTDKLDDTVMLGELALDGKIRPVKGVLPVAVEAAKKGFKYLVVPKENGGEAAVVEGIEVFPFEHLNQVKDWLENRGNIDPLRSNVQEYFHQNGKHNPLDFSDVRGQENVKRALEIAAAGGHNVIMVGPPGSGKTMMARRIPTILPPLTLEEALETTKIHSVSGILESGKALITKRQFRSPHHTVSDVALVGGGSIPMPGEISMAHNGVLFLDELPEFKRSALEVMRQPLEDGSVSISRARMSVTYPSRVMLVASMNPSPSGDWYDPQEMNGTSSMQMQRYLSKISGPLLDRIDLHIEVHKVSYEELSGKAKGESSKDIRERVVEARKIQSKRFMGMKGVYCNAQMSTRTVRKVCKLDDAGSSILKKAITSLGLSARAYDRILKVSRTVADLDHSEEIKSNHVAEAIQYRSLDREGWLG, encoded by the coding sequence ATGCTTTCAAGAGTTTACTGTGCATCTACAGTGGGGGTGGATGCAAAGATTATTGACGTAGAAACACATCACACCAATGGAATGGTTAAGTTCTTTTTGGTGGGATTGCCGGACCGCGCCGTAAAAGAATCAAGAGACCGGGTAGAAGCAGCCATTCGGAATACGGGCTCTTATTATCCATTGGGAAGAATCACAGCAAACCTGGCTCCGGCCGACTTACCTAAAGAAGGAAATGGATTTGATCTGCCACTGGCCATCGGAATTTTGAATATGTCTGGGCAAATCCATACCGACAAACTGGACGATACCGTAATGCTGGGAGAGTTGGCACTGGATGGAAAAATACGTCCGGTCAAAGGAGTACTTCCGGTTGCCGTTGAGGCTGCCAAAAAAGGATTCAAATACCTGGTTGTTCCCAAAGAAAATGGCGGAGAAGCAGCAGTTGTGGAGGGGATTGAAGTGTTCCCGTTTGAGCATCTGAACCAGGTGAAAGACTGGCTCGAAAACCGCGGGAATATCGACCCATTGAGAAGTAATGTGCAGGAATATTTTCACCAGAACGGGAAACACAACCCGCTGGATTTCAGTGATGTCCGTGGACAGGAAAATGTAAAACGAGCCCTGGAGATTGCTGCTGCCGGTGGACATAATGTAATTATGGTAGGTCCTCCGGGTTCAGGAAAAACCATGATGGCCCGCCGAATACCAACGATTCTGCCGCCGCTGACTTTAGAGGAAGCGCTCGAAACAACCAAAATCCATTCGGTTTCAGGGATTTTAGAATCGGGAAAAGCACTGATTACCAAACGTCAGTTTCGGTCTCCTCATCACACGGTATCGGATGTGGCTTTAGTGGGAGGGGGGAGCATCCCCATGCCCGGCGAGATTTCGATGGCGCATAACGGAGTTTTGTTCTTAGATGAACTGCCGGAGTTTAAGCGTAGTGCGCTCGAAGTAATGCGCCAGCCGCTGGAAGATGGCAGTGTATCCATTTCACGGGCCCGAATGAGCGTGACCTATCCGAGCCGGGTGATGCTGGTGGCTTCGATGAATCCTTCTCCATCAGGTGATTGGTATGATCCACAAGAAATGAATGGCACCAGTTCGATGCAGATGCAGAGATATCTGAGCAAAATCAGCGGGCCACTGCTGGATCGGATTGATTTGCATATTGAAGTGCATAAGGTGAGTTATGAAGAACTATCGGGCAAGGCAAAAGGGGAGTCTTCTAAAGATATTCGGGAGCGGGTAGTGGAAGCCCGAAAAATTCAGTCCAAACGGTTTATGGGGATGAAAGGTGTTTATTGCAATGCCCAAATGAGTACCCGTACCGTCCGGAAAGTCTGCAAGCTGGATGATGCCGGCTCATCCATCCTCAAAAAAGCGATTACCTCCCTGGGACTTTCGGCCCGTGCCTACGATCGTATCCTGAAAGTATCAAGGACAGTAGCCGATCTGGATCACTCCGAAGAAATCAAATCAAACCATGTGGCTGAAGCCATCCAATACAGAAGCCTGGACCGAGAAGGATGGCTGGGGTAG
- the priA gene encoding primosomal protein N': MSTFVDVALPAAVRKQFTYHVPKELMASVQPGQRVWIPFRNYYAIGVIVGVHNQTPSFKTKPLRKILDEDPLLSQELLKLTQWISRFYYSSWGETIQAALPAGLNFVSRKYLRVSESVDDAGLSEDQKEIIEDLQQSETTLNEAKKRYKGTGLNKVFSKLLKKKVIEIWEEPDLKVTVATERQWIWAEGRNKEAAQEFLESDGANSELKWIEALAHIAEKIPIRQSEISGESVLTSYTLKKLRDEGWITYQDVEKKTEIDHLSHEPESIKTLNEDQEKAFEKISESLTKEEFANYLLFGITGSGKTEVYIHALKQVVENGKGGIVLVPEIALTPQTVSRFYRIFGNQIAVLHSRMTNRERLQAWKDLNSGKKNIAIGPRSAVFAPVQNLGLIILDEEHDSSYKQIDPAPRYHARETAIVRARENEAVVIMGSATPSMQALNMAAKGKCDMLELKKRHAEAKLPEVEVLDLKQYKGAMRGELAVPLFMEMEEALEKGEQIILLYNRRGYASYLQCEDCGHIPQSPECSVSLTYHKRKNLLMCHYSGYSRRADTNCEHCGSSNLKVQGSGTQNIEEQLGDLFPEASVIRFDRDSTSRKGAHEQILNTFGEGEADILIGTQLVAKGLDFPNVTVVGVIDTDTELAFPSFQATERMYQLLSQVSGRSGRGEKAGTVFLQSRQPENPAIQFAKEHDHRGFARQEMEFRKPLYYPPYSRLIQFELKSTKEQEVSQAAHQLTSSIGRVVPELAVLGPSPGAIPWMNKKYIWEVTLKIDPEKGAGYIEAVVEKIMGVYEAETKGRFSSVRVNVNVDAIQ; encoded by the coding sequence TTGTCCACTTTTGTTGATGTAGCTTTACCGGCAGCGGTCCGAAAGCAGTTTACTTATCACGTACCTAAAGAGCTTATGGCTTCTGTACAGCCCGGACAGCGCGTGTGGATACCATTCAGAAACTACTATGCCATTGGTGTGATTGTGGGTGTTCATAATCAAACTCCTTCTTTCAAAACAAAGCCCCTGCGAAAAATACTGGATGAGGATCCTCTTCTGTCGCAGGAGCTTTTGAAGCTTACCCAATGGATTTCAAGGTTCTATTATAGCAGCTGGGGAGAAACCATTCAGGCTGCACTGCCCGCGGGTTTGAACTTCGTTTCCCGCAAATACCTGAGAGTATCTGAATCGGTTGATGATGCAGGATTGAGCGAAGATCAAAAGGAAATTATTGAAGACCTTCAACAATCAGAAACAACGCTGAATGAAGCCAAGAAAAGGTATAAGGGAACGGGTTTAAATAAAGTATTCTCAAAGCTGCTTAAAAAGAAAGTAATCGAGATTTGGGAAGAGCCAGACCTGAAGGTGACGGTAGCTACAGAGCGGCAATGGATATGGGCTGAAGGGAGAAATAAAGAGGCAGCACAAGAGTTTTTAGAAAGTGATGGTGCTAACAGTGAATTGAAGTGGATAGAAGCACTTGCTCATATCGCAGAAAAAATTCCTATCCGACAATCTGAGATTTCCGGGGAGTCGGTTCTGACTTCATACACTCTTAAAAAGCTGCGTGACGAAGGCTGGATTACCTATCAGGATGTGGAGAAGAAAACCGAAATCGATCACCTATCTCATGAACCGGAATCCATAAAAACCCTGAATGAAGACCAGGAAAAAGCCTTTGAGAAAATAAGTGAATCACTGACGAAAGAAGAGTTTGCCAATTATTTGCTGTTTGGAATTACAGGAAGTGGAAAGACCGAAGTATATATCCATGCGCTCAAACAAGTGGTGGAGAATGGTAAAGGCGGCATTGTTTTAGTTCCTGAGATTGCACTCACCCCGCAAACGGTATCCCGGTTCTACCGCATTTTTGGTAATCAGATTGCTGTTCTGCATAGCCGAATGACAAACCGTGAACGGCTGCAGGCGTGGAAAGATCTGAATTCAGGGAAAAAGAACATCGCCATTGGGCCACGGTCAGCAGTGTTTGCTCCGGTACAAAATCTTGGGCTTATTATTCTGGATGAAGAACACGACAGCTCGTACAAGCAAATAGATCCCGCTCCCAGGTATCATGCCCGGGAAACGGCGATTGTGAGAGCCAGAGAAAATGAAGCCGTTGTCATTATGGGGTCGGCTACGCCAAGTATGCAGGCATTGAATATGGCGGCCAAAGGGAAGTGTGATATGCTGGAGCTTAAAAAGCGCCATGCAGAAGCAAAGCTACCCGAAGTGGAGGTGCTGGATCTAAAACAGTATAAAGGAGCGATGCGAGGCGAACTGGCGGTTCCTCTTTTTATGGAGATGGAAGAAGCTTTGGAAAAAGGAGAGCAAATTATCTTGTTGTACAACCGGCGCGGCTATGCCAGTTATCTGCAATGTGAAGATTGCGGGCATATCCCCCAAAGCCCGGAATGTTCGGTTAGCCTGACGTATCACAAGCGAAAAAACCTGTTGATGTGCCACTACTCCGGGTATTCCCGTAGGGCTGACACCAACTGCGAGCATTGCGGTTCTTCAAACCTGAAAGTACAAGGATCGGGAACGCAAAATATCGAAGAACAACTCGGAGATTTGTTCCCTGAGGCAAGCGTAATCCGGTTTGATCGAGACTCTACCTCCCGAAAAGGGGCCCATGAACAGATTCTGAATACATTCGGGGAAGGTGAAGCAGATATATTAATAGGAACTCAATTAGTGGCCAAAGGACTCGATTTCCCAAATGTAACGGTGGTAGGGGTGATTGATACCGATACGGAATTGGCCTTTCCTTCATTCCAGGCAACGGAAAGGATGTACCAACTGCTGAGCCAGGTTTCGGGAAGGTCGGGGCGAGGAGAGAAGGCCGGCACCGTATTTCTGCAAAGCCGGCAGCCGGAAAATCCGGCCATCCAGTTTGCTAAAGAACACGATCACCGGGGTTTTGCAAGGCAGGAGATGGAATTCAGGAAACCGCTTTATTATCCGCCTTATTCACGCCTTATACAGTTTGAGCTTAAATCAACAAAGGAACAAGAAGTGAGTCAGGCGGCCCATCAGCTAACCTCATCAATTGGCAGAGTGGTTCCTGAATTAGCTGTTTTAGGGCCTTCGCCGGGTGCCATTCCCTGGATGAATAAGAAGTACATTTGGGAGGTAACGCTGAAGATTGACCCTGAAAAAGGAGCGGGTTATATCGAAGCGGTGGTGGAGAAAATTATGGGAGTATATGAAGCAGAAACCAAAGGCAGATTCTCATCGGTGAGGGTAAATGTAAACGTGGACGCCATTCAGTAA